Proteins from one Phyllobacterium zundukense genomic window:
- a CDS encoding M20 aminoacylase family protein: MPLLNRAIEMQDEVSAWRRHLHANPEIMFDVHKTARFVAEKLRQFGCDTVETGIGRTGVVGIIRGRHGEGPTVGLRSDMDALPLTEITGKPWASRTDGKMHACGHDGHTAMLLGAAQYLAETRNFGGSIAVIFQPAEEGGGGGREMVKDGLMERFSVSEVYGMHNIPGLPIGQFAIRKGPIMAATDEFTIIVEGRGGHAAQPHRTIDPIVIGSQLVNALQTIVSRGTDPLDSVVLSVTKFHAGDAHNIIPQRAELAGTVRTLRPEMRDFAEKRLIEIAEGLAGALGATATVNYVRNYPVTFNHDQETDFAAKTARCVAGNDAVNEEVAPMMAGEDFSYMLEARPGAFIFIGNGESASLHNPSYDFNDDAIPHGISYWVQLAESALPPSS; encoded by the coding sequence ATGCCTTTGCTCAATCGCGCGATCGAAATGCAGGACGAGGTTTCCGCATGGAGGCGCCATCTGCATGCGAACCCCGAAATAATGTTCGACGTGCACAAGACAGCGCGGTTCGTTGCAGAAAAGCTGCGCCAATTCGGCTGTGACACGGTGGAGACCGGGATTGGCCGTACCGGTGTCGTCGGCATCATTCGCGGGCGCCATGGCGAAGGCCCGACTGTTGGCTTGCGCTCCGACATGGATGCGCTGCCACTCACTGAAATTACCGGTAAGCCCTGGGCTTCCCGTACGGACGGGAAAATGCACGCCTGCGGCCATGATGGCCACACCGCCATGCTTTTGGGTGCCGCGCAATATCTGGCTGAAACCCGCAACTTTGGTGGTTCAATCGCGGTTATCTTCCAGCCTGCGGAAGAAGGCGGTGGTGGTGGCCGTGAAATGGTCAAGGACGGCTTGATGGAGCGCTTCTCCGTATCGGAAGTCTATGGCATGCACAATATTCCCGGACTTCCCATTGGTCAGTTTGCCATTCGCAAGGGCCCCATCATGGCAGCAACGGATGAGTTCACCATCATTGTCGAAGGTCGCGGTGGCCATGCAGCGCAACCACACCGGACGATTGACCCGATCGTTATCGGGTCTCAACTGGTCAATGCCCTGCAAACCATCGTCTCGCGCGGTACAGACCCACTTGACTCAGTCGTTCTCTCCGTCACCAAGTTTCATGCCGGCGATGCCCATAACATCATTCCTCAAAGGGCCGAACTCGCTGGCACCGTCCGCACCTTGCGCCCGGAAATGCGCGACTTTGCCGAAAAGCGCCTGATCGAAATCGCTGAAGGCCTTGCCGGAGCTTTGGGCGCAACCGCAACTGTCAATTATGTCCGCAACTATCCGGTAACGTTCAACCATGATCAAGAGACCGACTTCGCGGCTAAAACGGCGCGCTGCGTCGCTGGAAATGACGCAGTCAACGAGGAAGTCGCGCCCATGATGGCCGGCGAGGATTTCTCCTACATGCTGGAAGCACGTCCGGGAGCGTTTATTTTCATAGGCAATGGTGAAAGCGCCTCGCTGCACAATCCCTCCTATGATTTCAACGACGACGCAATCCCGCACGGCATCAGTTACTGGGTGCAATTGGCTGAAAGCGCTCTCCCCCCGTCATCCTGA
- a CDS encoding D-alanyl-D-alanine carboxypeptidase family protein, producing the protein MRKTVALFLSGCVITMTAASAALAGANITVDAGNGEILSQEDAFQRWYPASLTKLMTVYVVFRMIESGQITLDTPIKITALSAKQPPSKMGYKVGSELTLDNALKIMMVKSANDIAMAVGETLGGSSDKFAVLMNAEAKRLGMTGSHFVNPNGLHSDDHYTTARDLAILTLQLRREFPQYAHYFDIEAIDYGGKKLQPNLNALIGRFQGADGMKTGFVCPSGYNLIGSATRNGRTIITVVLGELKLTTRATKAAELLAKGFETQGSGTTIDTLQPYGAPTRDVAVNMRPSVCSKEVSGSDTWDGKDLEGHIVQGSPYMKRMEHEPAVEKVALLPAKINSLGMELNRVPVPMPRPDRSSLTDASDALKAVN; encoded by the coding sequence ATGCGGAAAACTGTAGCACTCTTTCTTTCGGGTTGCGTAATAACGATGACCGCTGCATCGGCGGCGCTTGCCGGTGCAAATATTACAGTCGATGCCGGCAACGGCGAAATCCTCTCGCAAGAGGATGCTTTCCAACGCTGGTATCCCGCGTCTTTGACCAAATTGATGACAGTTTACGTGGTGTTCCGGATGATTGAGTCAGGCCAGATTACCCTGGATACGCCAATCAAGATCACTGCGCTGTCCGCCAAACAGCCTCCAAGCAAGATGGGCTACAAAGTTGGCTCCGAGCTGACATTGGACAATGCGCTCAAGATCATGATGGTGAAGTCCGCCAATGATATCGCCATGGCGGTGGGTGAGACGTTGGGCGGTTCTTCAGACAAGTTTGCTGTGCTCATGAACGCCGAAGCCAAGCGTCTGGGCATGACAGGTTCGCATTTCGTTAATCCAAACGGTCTTCACTCGGATGACCATTATACAACTGCGCGGGATCTCGCGATCCTGACACTTCAGTTGCGCCGGGAGTTTCCGCAGTACGCGCATTATTTTGATATTGAAGCCATCGACTATGGCGGCAAGAAACTTCAGCCCAATCTGAACGCGCTTATCGGCCGTTTTCAGGGTGCGGATGGCATGAAGACCGGATTTGTTTGCCCCTCGGGCTATAATCTGATCGGCTCTGCAACGCGCAACGGCAGGACGATCATCACTGTGGTTTTGGGCGAATTGAAGCTGACAACACGGGCGACGAAAGCAGCGGAACTTCTTGCCAAAGGTTTCGAGACCCAGGGCAGCGGCACGACGATCGATACATTACAGCCCTATGGTGCACCCACGCGCGACGTGGCAGTCAACATGCGGCCAAGTGTTTGTTCGAAGGAGGTATCGGGGTCCGATACCTGGGACGGCAAGGACCTCGAAGGGCACATCGTTCAGGGGTCACCTTATATGAAAAGGATGGAACATGAACCGGCAGTGGAAAAAGTTGCGCTGCTGCCGGCGAAGATCAATTCATTGGGGATGGAGTTGAACCGGGTTCCTGTTCCGATGCCGCGGCCAGATCGCTCGTCGCTGACGGACGCGAGTGATGCCTTGAAAGCAGTAAACTGA
- a CDS encoding CobW family GTP-binding protein, which produces MSDAPIPVSVLTGFLGSGKTTLLNRLLKDPALSDTAVIINEFGDVGIDHLLVEKASDGIIELSDGCLCCTVRGELIDTLSDLIDRLQTGKLQRLKRVIIETTGLADPAPVLHAVMGHPVLLQAFRVDGVITTVDAINGMATLDAHDEAIKQAAVADRIVVTKTDLPEAQETLLALRARLAALNPGADLIDVADRRTGYAALFECGVYNPETKTVDVQRWLKAEAYRDREHEHAKIDHGHHHHHGEDHHHDVNRHDANIRSFSLKHDAPISLHSFDMFLDLLRSAHGEKLLRVKGIVQLEDDPERPLVIHGVQQIFHPPARLAAWPDGVRETRLVMIVKDLPESYVSQLFNAFLDRPQIDMPDRAALVDNPLAISGVKLS; this is translated from the coding sequence ATGTCCGACGCTCCCATACCGGTGTCGGTACTCACGGGCTTTCTGGGGTCGGGAAAGACGACGTTGCTCAACCGGCTGCTGAAGGATCCGGCTCTCTCCGATACGGCGGTAATCATCAACGAGTTCGGCGATGTGGGCATTGATCATCTGCTTGTCGAGAAAGCCAGCGACGGCATTATCGAGCTTTCCGATGGTTGCCTCTGCTGCACCGTACGCGGAGAGCTGATTGATACGCTTTCGGATTTGATCGACCGATTGCAGACGGGAAAATTGCAGCGACTAAAACGGGTCATCATCGAGACGACCGGGCTTGCAGACCCTGCGCCAGTTCTGCATGCCGTTATGGGCCACCCGGTGTTGTTGCAAGCCTTTCGCGTTGATGGTGTGATCACCACCGTAGACGCGATCAATGGCATGGCAACGCTCGACGCGCACGACGAAGCGATAAAACAGGCTGCTGTTGCTGATCGCATCGTTGTAACCAAGACGGATTTGCCGGAAGCCCAAGAAACGCTCCTTGCGCTGCGCGCAAGGCTTGCAGCGTTAAATCCTGGGGCCGACCTGATCGACGTAGCCGACCGGCGGACGGGATACGCGGCGTTGTTCGAATGCGGCGTCTATAATCCAGAAACCAAGACCGTCGATGTTCAGCGTTGGCTAAAGGCGGAAGCCTACCGTGATCGCGAGCATGAACACGCCAAGATCGATCATGGGCACCACCATCATCACGGCGAGGACCATCATCACGACGTCAACAGGCACGACGCAAATATCCGGTCATTCTCGCTGAAGCACGATGCCCCGATATCCCTGCACAGCTTCGATATGTTCCTTGACCTGTTGCGTTCGGCCCATGGTGAAAAATTGCTGCGCGTCAAGGGTATCGTACAGTTGGAGGACGATCCGGAGCGGCCTCTGGTCATACACGGCGTACAGCAGATTTTTCACCCACCGGCACGGTTGGCAGCGTGGCCGGATGGCGTTCGTGAAACGCGCCTGGTGATGATCGTCAAGGATTTGCCGGAGAGCTATGTCAGCCAGCTCTTCAACGCATTTCTTGATCGGCCACAGATCGATATGCCGGATCGTGCTGCGCTCGTTGACAACCCGTTGGCAATTTCCGGTGTCAAGCTAAGCTAG
- a CDS encoding sulfurtransferase TusA family protein → MNAEIYDLRGLNCPLPVLKTRRKLADMIAGSRIWVATSDPLAVIDMPNFCLTEGHRLIETLSIDGGHRFHIECG, encoded by the coding sequence ATGAATGCCGAGATATACGATCTTCGCGGCCTGAATTGCCCCTTGCCGGTGCTCAAAACCCGCAGGAAGCTTGCGGATATGATCGCTGGCAGCCGCATATGGGTTGCAACAAGCGACCCGCTAGCTGTTATCGACATGCCTAATTTTTGTCTGACCGAGGGTCATAGGCTGATCGAAACGCTCAGCATCGACGGCGGACACCGGTTCCACATCGAATGCGGTTGA
- a CDS encoding HU family DNA-binding protein produces the protein MNTSDLIEKLVADQGLTKVQSKAIVDSVLKGITDSVVAGDEVSLPGFGKFKVQSRAAREGRNPATGATIKIAASKKVAFQPAKALKDALNG, from the coding sequence ATGAATACGTCCGATCTCATTGAAAAGCTCGTCGCTGATCAGGGTCTTACAAAAGTTCAGTCCAAGGCGATTGTTGATAGCGTTCTTAAGGGTATCACTGATTCCGTCGTAGCCGGCGATGAAGTTTCGCTGCCAGGCTTTGGCAAGTTCAAGGTCCAGTCGCGCGCTGCTCGCGAAGGCCGTAACCCTGCTACGGGCGCAACGATCAAAATCGCAGCGTCCAAGAAAGTTGCTTTCCAGCCTGCAAAGGCACTGAAGGACGCGTTGAACGGCTAA
- a CDS encoding LysR family transcriptional regulator: protein MKWRFDDLLTFLDVMETGSVTGSAARLNLSKSVVSKRISDLEGALGIELFQRSPRKLLASDHARDFVARIRPLVREIVEAADTVGERHSAIRGNLRIAAPMSFGTLYLGRMIADFARQYPDLEVAVELEDRMVDLVRGGYDVGIRIGILQDSSLIARKLCTDARIICCSPAFAAANGLPKRLEELSSFACIDYSNVNTSQLWQFENPASPNDPISVAMHGRIVANNGEAMRDMAIAGLGLVLLPMFIAADALRAGVLIPALPDVTPVPYKIYAVYPPTRHVSAKVRAFVDHLVRHIGDPPVWQMMDPFHVERL from the coding sequence ATGAAATGGCGTTTCGACGATCTTCTCACTTTTCTCGACGTAATGGAAACCGGCAGCGTCACAGGGAGCGCCGCGCGCCTCAACCTTTCGAAATCAGTGGTGAGCAAGCGCATTTCCGATCTTGAAGGTGCACTGGGCATAGAACTGTTCCAGCGTTCGCCACGCAAGTTGCTCGCATCCGACCACGCCCGCGACTTTGTCGCGCGTATCAGGCCCTTGGTTCGGGAGATCGTTGAAGCCGCCGATACCGTTGGTGAGCGGCATAGCGCCATTAGGGGCAATTTGAGGATTGCCGCCCCGATGTCATTCGGCACGCTTTATCTTGGACGAATGATTGCCGACTTCGCCAGGCAATATCCCGATCTGGAAGTAGCGGTAGAACTTGAGGATCGCATGGTCGATCTGGTGCGTGGCGGTTATGATGTCGGCATCCGGATCGGCATCCTCCAGGATTCAAGCCTTATTGCCCGCAAGCTTTGTACTGATGCCAGGATTATTTGCTGCAGTCCGGCTTTCGCTGCAGCCAATGGCTTGCCAAAGCGGCTCGAAGAACTGAGCTCTTTCGCCTGCATCGACTACTCAAACGTCAATACCAGCCAGTTGTGGCAATTCGAAAACCCGGCCTCTCCCAATGACCCAATCTCGGTGGCCATGCATGGCCGCATCGTTGCCAATAATGGCGAGGCCATGCGCGACATGGCAATTGCCGGTCTTGGGCTTGTCCTGCTTCCAATGTTCATTGCCGCGGACGCCCTGCGAGCGGGTGTTCTCATTCCGGCGCTGCCTGATGTGACGCCGGTTCCTTACAAAATATACGCCGTGTATCCGCCTACACGGCATGTCTCGGCCAAGGTTCGAGCGTTTGTAGACCACCTTGTTCGCCATATCGGCGACCCACCCGTCTGGCAAATGATGGATCCTTTCCATGTTGAACGGCTCTAG
- a CDS encoding ring-cleaving dioxygenase yields the protein MTLQLTGIHHLTAITANAPENLRFYTQTLGLRLVKKTVNQDDTSAYHLFYADGEAAPGTDLTFFDWPVGPESRGTHSISRTGLRVGSKASLQWWKARFSELGVKSGDIAEIGGYDSLDFEDGEGQRLRLINDGGAGASHPWDRSPVPAEHQIRGLGPITLSVPDITNTEAILLHVMNMRKVNTYPSPDGAGHVHVFAMGEGGPAAELHVAVQPDLPAARQGAGAVHHVAFRAPDVQQLHEWTERLNEFRMPSSGEVERYYFRSLYFREPNGILFEIATDGPGFTVDEPLETLGEGLSLPPFLEGKRASIEAGLKPLS from the coding sequence ATGACCTTACAACTGACAGGTATTCATCATTTGACTGCGATAACGGCAAATGCGCCAGAAAACCTGCGATTCTATACGCAAACGCTCGGTCTGCGACTGGTCAAGAAAACCGTCAATCAAGACGACACTAGCGCCTATCACCTCTTCTATGCAGATGGAGAGGCAGCGCCCGGCACCGATCTCACGTTCTTCGACTGGCCAGTTGGGCCCGAAAGCCGCGGTACGCACAGTATTTCACGTACAGGTTTGCGTGTCGGCAGTAAGGCAAGTCTGCAATGGTGGAAAGCTCGCTTCTCCGAACTTGGCGTAAAGTCTGGTGATATTGCTGAAATCGGTGGCTACGACTCGCTCGATTTTGAAGATGGCGAAGGACAACGGCTCCGGCTCATCAATGATGGCGGCGCTGGAGCGTCGCACCCGTGGGACAGAAGCCCTGTTCCGGCCGAGCATCAGATCCGTGGGCTCGGCCCGATCACCCTCAGCGTGCCCGATATTACCAACACGGAAGCGATCCTTCTTCATGTGATGAACATGCGCAAGGTCAACACTTACCCATCGCCGGATGGTGCCGGGCATGTTCATGTGTTTGCAATGGGCGAGGGTGGCCCCGCGGCCGAACTGCATGTGGCCGTTCAACCAGATCTTCCGGCTGCAAGGCAGGGTGCCGGTGCTGTGCATCACGTCGCGTTTCGCGCGCCGGATGTGCAGCAATTGCATGAATGGACCGAACGCCTGAACGAATTCCGGATGCCCTCGAGCGGTGAGGTGGAGCGCTACTACTTCCGCTCGCTGTACTTCCGCGAACCGAACGGCATTTTATTCGAAATCGCCACGGATGGTCCGGGCTTCACGGTCGATGAGCCCTTGGAGACTCTCGGGGAGGGCTTGTCGTTGCCGCCATTCCTTGAAGGCAAGCGCGCTTCGATCGAAGCAGGGCTCAAGCCGCTGTCGTAA
- a CDS encoding VOC family protein, with protein sequence MTGGIHHITLITRKVQANVDFYAGFLGLRLVKRTGGYEDATQLHLLYGDASGNPGSLITFLVWEDGSPGRVGYGQPSEVSLAIAPDSIGFWLTRALLFNVATSGPVQEFGEPVLRLHDPDGVIVKLVGTQAVKAGDLWVGGEIPASDTIKYIRGATILTEKPQETCTFLADYFSYISGGQTETITRMVSTSGDCIDVRDATGFWGSAPGTGTIDHIAFRAVDIPTVTATYDRLVARGMTATALHDRKYFHSIYVREPGGTLLEMATDGPGMLIDETPEKLGTRLFIPPHFAEEAENLKVMLPQFGLPKEERFIYRELPFIHRVHIPEITIGQTLILLHGTGGNETSLMPFASKVAPFASLIGLRGRSTEEGSARWFRRFGPLSFDQKDIRSEAEALAAFIEGAVEAYGLDFQRTTFLGYSNGANLLAAMMQLYPGIIRNAVLLRATKVLEDTPKADLREVEVLAITGDHDLFGAHAPALEAELRSAGADITVKAVSADHEIGPLDIDVVQEWLTA encoded by the coding sequence ATGACAGGCGGCATCCACCACATCACCCTGATCACGCGGAAGGTTCAGGCAAATGTCGATTTTTATGCTGGCTTCCTCGGTCTGCGCCTTGTCAAGCGCACGGGCGGTTATGAAGACGCAACCCAGCTCCATCTCCTTTATGGGGACGCGTCAGGCAATCCAGGCTCTCTGATTACCTTTCTCGTATGGGAAGATGGTTCGCCGGGCCGAGTTGGATACGGGCAGCCAAGCGAAGTCTCGCTCGCTATTGCCCCGGATAGTATTGGCTTCTGGCTGACACGTGCCTTGCTATTCAACGTTGCTACCTCAGGACCAGTACAGGAATTCGGTGAACCGGTGCTGCGTTTGCATGATCCCGACGGTGTGATCGTGAAGCTCGTGGGAACTCAGGCCGTAAAGGCCGGCGATCTCTGGGTTGGTGGCGAAATTCCTGCATCTGATACGATAAAATACATCCGCGGCGCGACGATTCTGACCGAAAAACCGCAGGAAACGTGCACATTCCTTGCAGATTATTTTTCTTACATTTCAGGCGGGCAAACTGAAACGATTACAAGAATGGTTTCAACGTCCGGCGATTGCATCGACGTTCGCGATGCAACTGGGTTCTGGGGCTCGGCACCCGGAACCGGCACCATCGACCATATTGCTTTTCGCGCTGTGGACATCCCCACTGTAACGGCAACGTATGATCGCTTGGTAGCACGCGGAATGACGGCAACAGCACTGCATGACCGGAAATATTTCCATTCTATCTACGTGCGCGAGCCTGGCGGCACCCTGCTCGAAATGGCTACCGACGGCCCCGGCATGCTGATCGACGAAACCCCTGAAAAGCTTGGCACCCGGCTGTTTATCCCGCCGCATTTTGCTGAGGAAGCTGAAAACCTGAAAGTAATGCTGCCGCAATTTGGCCTGCCGAAAGAGGAGCGTTTCATCTATCGCGAACTTCCGTTCATTCACCGGGTCCACATCCCGGAAATCACCATTGGGCAAACACTGATCCTCTTGCACGGGACGGGCGGCAACGAGACCAGCCTTATGCCGTTCGCCTCGAAGGTTGCGCCGTTTGCAAGCTTGATTGGTTTACGCGGACGCAGCACGGAAGAGGGTTCGGCCCGCTGGTTCCGGCGCTTTGGACCGCTGAGCTTTGATCAAAAGGACATTCGTTCGGAAGCCGAAGCACTTGCCGCGTTTATAGAGGGTGCTGTCGAGGCCTACGGCCTGGATTTCCAACGAACTACTTTCTTAGGCTATTCCAACGGCGCGAACCTTCTCGCTGCAATGATGCAACTGTATCCGGGCATTATCCGCAATGCAGTTCTGTTGCGCGCGACCAAGGTGCTTGAGGATACACCCAAGGCCGATCTTCGTGAGGTGGAAGTCCTTGCAATCACCGGTGACCACGATCTGTTTGGAGCGCATGCGCCTGCGCTTGAGGCGGAACTGCGGAGTGCCGGAGCCGATATTACAGTGAAGGCCGTGTCCGCCGATCATGAAATCGGACCGCTCGATATCGATGTGGTCCAGGAATGGCTGACTGCATAA
- a CDS encoding DUF1127 domain-containing protein, which yields MNLIRSYNNWRRYRDTVTELNRLSARELNDLGISRGDISFVAKKAASAQ from the coding sequence ATGAACCTGATCCGCTCTTACAATAACTGGCGCCGCTATCGTGACACTGTCACGGAACTGAACCGCCTGTCTGCACGTGAACTGAATGACCTTGGCATTTCCCGCGGCGATATCTCTTTCGTTGCCAAGAAAGCCGCTTCGGCTCAGTAA
- a CDS encoding low affinity iron permease family protein, whose amino-acid sequence MFGKLFTRIANHVALAAGKPLTFVLCCLIVITWAVTGPIFGFSDTWQLIINTGTTIITFLMVFLIQNTQNRDSVAIQAKLDELVRVGKARNAFIGIEHLPEEEVEQFRERCEAAAKKANKLLAERKTDKSTQPRRPSKTPKSKAKTQA is encoded by the coding sequence ATGTTTGGCAAATTGTTTACGCGGATCGCCAATCACGTTGCGCTCGCAGCTGGCAAACCACTAACCTTCGTTTTGTGTTGTCTGATCGTAATTACTTGGGCCGTCACAGGTCCTATCTTCGGCTTTTCCGACACATGGCAGCTCATCATCAATACCGGCACAACCATCATCACCTTCCTGATGGTCTTTCTCATCCAGAACACGCAAAATCGCGATAGCGTAGCCATCCAGGCGAAACTCGATGAGCTGGTTCGTGTTGGCAAAGCCAGGAATGCCTTTATTGGTATCGAGCACCTGCCGGAAGAAGAAGTGGAACAATTTCGCGAGCGATGCGAAGCGGCTGCAAAAAAGGCCAACAAGCTGTTGGCGGAACGGAAGACAGACAAATCAACCCAGCCGCGTCGACCATCCAAAACGCCAAAATCTAAAGCAAAAACACAAGCCTGA
- a CDS encoding acetyl-CoA carboxylase carboxyltransferase subunit alpha, with protein MYNYLDFEKPVADLDGKILELKKLAEEGDALDTNDEIVRLEKRSAEALRDLYRKLTPWQKAQIARHPDRPHCVDYISKLFTDFTPLAGDRNYADDDAVQAGLARFNGQAVAVIGQEKGNDTKTRLKHNFGMAMPEGYRKAVRIMDLADRFDLPVITLVDTAGAFPGIAAEERGQAEAIARSTAACLNLKVPIVSVIIGEGGSGGAIAIATANRVYMLEHSIYSVISPEGAASILWHDSTRAKDAATSMRITAQDLYELKIIDGIIPEPMGGAHRGKDAAIEATGNIINVALKSMGNMDRDMLRQDRRDKYLAIGRSL; from the coding sequence ATGTACAACTACCTTGACTTTGAAAAGCCGGTTGCTGATCTCGACGGCAAGATTCTCGAGTTGAAAAAGCTTGCCGAGGAAGGCGATGCTCTCGACACCAATGACGAGATCGTACGGTTGGAGAAAAGGTCCGCCGAGGCGTTGCGCGATCTCTACCGCAAGCTCACCCCCTGGCAGAAGGCGCAGATTGCGCGTCATCCGGATCGCCCTCACTGTGTGGATTATATCTCCAAGCTCTTCACCGATTTCACGCCACTGGCAGGTGACCGCAACTATGCGGACGATGACGCCGTCCAGGCCGGTCTCGCACGCTTCAATGGTCAAGCCGTCGCCGTTATCGGACAGGAAAAGGGCAACGACACCAAGACACGCCTCAAACACAATTTCGGCATGGCCATGCCTGAAGGCTATCGCAAGGCCGTGCGCATCATGGATCTGGCCGACCGTTTCGACTTGCCGGTGATTACGCTCGTCGATACGGCGGGTGCCTTTCCGGGAATCGCGGCGGAAGAACGCGGACAAGCCGAGGCCATTGCCCGTTCGACTGCCGCTTGTCTCAATCTGAAAGTGCCGATCGTCTCGGTTATCATCGGAGAAGGAGGGTCCGGCGGAGCGATCGCGATCGCCACAGCCAACCGTGTCTACATGCTCGAACATTCCATCTACTCGGTGATTTCACCGGAGGGCGCAGCGTCCATTCTCTGGCACGATTCCACCCGGGCTAAGGATGCCGCGACTTCGATGCGTATCACCGCGCAGGATCTTTATGAACTGAAGATCATCGATGGCATCATTCCCGAACCCATGGGTGGCGCGCACCGCGGCAAGGATGCAGCGATCGAGGCAACAGGCAACATTATCAATGTTGCTCTCAAATCCATGGGCAACATGGATCGTGACATGTTGAGACAAGACCGGCGCGATAAATATCTGGCCATCGGCCGTAGTCTTTAG
- the xerD gene encoding site-specific tyrosine recombinase XerD: MRAAAAIETFLEMMSAERGAAQNTLDSYRRDLEDAAGFSVATGIQLTFAEPGTIRSYLDDIAGRGYAATSQARRLSALRQFFRFLYMENIRTDDPTSTLDTPKKDRALPKILSESDVEKLLSRAEVETFDAKSSSAVHLQALRLHALLEILYATGLRVSELVGLPVTVARSDNRFLMVRGKGSKDRVVPLSGKARNAMAKYLAVRDALPSLSASVWLFPAISESGFLARQVFARELKGLAARAGLKTSAISPHVLRHAFASHLLQNGADLRAVQQLLGHSDISTTQIYTHVMEERLHQLVTEHHPLAD, encoded by the coding sequence ATGCGAGCAGCAGCAGCCATAGAGACCTTCCTTGAAATGATGAGCGCCGAACGCGGGGCCGCACAAAACACACTGGATTCGTATCGCCGGGATCTGGAAGATGCTGCAGGGTTCAGCGTTGCAACAGGTATCCAATTGACCTTTGCAGAACCCGGAACAATTCGGTCCTATCTCGACGACATTGCCGGACGGGGCTACGCAGCCACATCCCAGGCACGGCGGCTTTCGGCCCTGCGCCAGTTCTTCCGCTTTCTCTACATGGAGAATATTCGCACCGACGATCCGACCAGCACGCTGGACACGCCGAAAAAGGACCGCGCCCTGCCAAAAATCCTGAGCGAGTCGGATGTGGAAAAACTGCTTTCCCGCGCTGAGGTCGAGACCTTCGACGCAAAATCATCGAGTGCCGTTCATCTCCAGGCGCTACGACTGCATGCGCTGCTCGAAATTCTTTATGCAACAGGCCTGCGTGTTTCTGAACTTGTTGGCCTTCCGGTAACGGTCGCACGCTCAGACAATCGATTCCTCATGGTCCGAGGCAAGGGCTCGAAGGACCGTGTCGTCCCTTTATCCGGCAAGGCGCGCAACGCAATGGCAAAATATCTGGCGGTGCGTGACGCATTGCCTAGTCTTTCCGCCAGTGTCTGGCTGTTCCCCGCCATATCGGAAAGCGGCTTTCTGGCACGACAGGTGTTCGCACGGGAACTGAAGGGGCTTGCCGCGCGGGCGGGCCTCAAAACATCGGCGATATCGCCCCATGTTTTGCGTCATGCCTTTGCCAGCCATCTCTTGCAAAACGGTGCGGATCTGCGTGCTGTGCAGCAATTACTCGGCCATTCGGATATTTCGACGACGCAAATTTACACACATGTGATGGAAGAGCGGCTGCATCAGCTTGTCACGGAGCATCACCCTCTGGCAGACTAA
- a CDS encoding histidine kinase — translation MPTLTRLIIILAILAGLIYAGMVALVTFVHPTQTEMTIRIPSEKLNPKPDRPK, via the coding sequence ATGCCGACGCTTACACGATTGATCATCATTCTCGCGATTCTCGCGGGGCTCATCTATGCCGGCATGGTTGCGCTGGTGACTTTCGTGCATCCCACGCAGACGGAAATGACTATTCGCATTCCCTCTGAAAAGCTCAATCCGAAACCGGATAGACCGAAATAA